The following nucleotide sequence is from Tardiphaga alba.
GGCGCCGAGGGCGAGTTGAAACTGCCAGAGTTGCCGGGCGTAGGCGGCGGCCAGCAACGACAGGCCGAGGACCGAAAAACCGATGACGAAGACCGTTCGTGGACCGGACCGATCGAACAGCCGACCGATCAATGGCGAGGACAGGCCGACGCATAGCGCCGTCAGCGAATAGATCGAAACGACCTCGCCGCGGTCCCAGCCGAGCGACTGCGAAATTGGCAGCAGGAAAACCGGGAAGCTTTCCTGCAGTCCCCGGCCAAAGAGCGAGAAGGTGAAACTCAGGCCGAGGACGGTCAGTCCGGTCCGCTGGGACGTCTTCAGATCCATCGACGCTCTTTTTCACGGCGGTTGCGAGAACGCCATGGGACGCGTTCCGCTCGCCGGGGACAAGTGCGCTGGATGAATGCGGCTATGCAGATGCGAGGCCGTAGCCCGGATGGAGCGAAGCGTAATCCGGGGACCGACGTTTCAACGGGCTCTGCTGTCCCTGGATTGCGCTTCGCTCCATCCAGGCTACGGCAGCCTCTATTCCGGCTTCAGCAGGATATGCTTCTTCTTGCCGAGCGAGAGTTTGATCACGCCTTCTGGCGTCAACTGGTCCGGGGTCAGCAGCATCTTCTCGTCATTGACCGCTACATCGTTGACGCGCAGTCCGCCGCCCTTGATCTGCCGGCGTGCTTCGCCATTGGAGGCGACGAAGCCGGCATTGACGAAGGCGGCGAGCACACCGACGCCGGCCTCCAACTCGCCGCGCGGAATGCTGACGGTCGGCAGGCTCTCAGCCAGCGCGCCTTCCTCGAAGGTTTTTCGCGCCGTTTCGGCGGCGGCATCCGCGGCGTCGCGACCATGCACGACGGCGGTCGCCTCGGTCGCGAGGATCTTCTTCGCCTCGTTAATCTCCGAGCCGCCGAGCGCGGCGAGCTTGGCGATTTCGTCCAGCGGCAGTCGCGTGAACACCTTCAGGAAGCGGCCGACATCGGCGTCCTCGGTATTGCGGAAATACTGCCAGAAGTCATAGGGGCTGAAGAGGTCGCCATTGAGCCAGACGGCGCCGGATGCCGACTTGCCCATCTTCTCGCCGGAGGACTTGGTCAGCAGCGGCGTGGTCAGTGCATAGAGCTGCGGGCCGCCCATGCGGTGGCTGAGATCGACGCCATTGATGATGTTGCCCCACTGGTCGGAGCCGCCCATCTGTAGGATCGTGCCGTAGCGCCGGTTGAGCTCGGTGAAGTCGTAGCCCTGCATGATCATGTAGTTGAATTCGAGGAACGACAGCGACTGGTCGCGATCGAGGCGCAGCTTCACGCTGTCGAAGGACAGCATGCGGTTGACCGAGAAGTGGCGGCCGACGTCGCGCAGGAATTCCACATAGTTCAGTTTCAGCAACCAGTCGGCATTGTTGACCATCAGCGCGTCGGTCGGGCCATCACCGTAACGCAGCATCTTGCCAAAATCTTTTTGATGCCTTCGATGTTCTCCGCGATCTTCTCGACCGTCAGCAGGGAGCGCTGATCGTCGCGGAACGAGGGATCGCCGACCATCGAGGTGCCGCCGCCCATCAGCGTGATCGGGCGATGTCCGGTCTGCTGAAACCAGTACAACATGGTCACCGAAATCAGGTTGCCGATATGCAGGCTGGTCGCCGTGGCGTCATAGCCCACATAAGCCGTGACCGGTCCCTTGCAGCAGGCGGCATCCAGCGCGGCACCGTCAGAGACCTGATGGATCAGGCCGCGCTGGTCCAGCACGTTGAGGAAATCGGACTTGTAGGTGGTCATCGGTTCGGGACTCGGGTCTGAAGGTTTTACGCCGCTTCAACTGATCGGCGGCATGCTCGTGGCGTCGGGCCACCAGAGAGCCGTTTGGTATAAGATTGGGCGGTTCGGCACAAGTTTGGACCGGAATTCAGGGGATTTTGCGTGACCAAGGCGCTACGGGCGATCGGGCTGATGAGCGGAACCTCGCTGGACGGGGTGGACGTCGCCATGATCGAGACCGATGGCGAGCGGGTCACCGCGTTCGGACCGTCCGGTTATCGGCCTTATGCCGAGGCTGAGCGAATGCTGTTGCGGCAGGCGCTGAGCGATGCCGTCAGCATGAGCGACCGCAATGCGCGGCCGGGCGTGCTGGCGGAGGCCGAGCGTGTGGTGACCGATGCCCATGCCGAGGCTGTCGAGGCCTTCCTGTCGATGCACGGGATCGCACGCCAAAGCGTCGATCTCATAGGCTTCCATGGCCAGACCGTCCTGCATCGTCCGGCGGATCGGCTGACAGTGCAGATCGGCGACGGCGAGGGGCTGGCCAGGCGCCTTGGTCTGCCCGTCGTCTACGACCTGCGCGCCGCCGATGTCGCGGCGGGCGGGCAGGGCGCGCCACTGGTCCCGGTCTATCACCGCGCTTTGGCGCGCGGGCTGGATCGGACAGGCCCATTGATCGTGGTCAATATCGGCGGAGTCTCCAACATCACTTACATTGATGGCGACGACGTGCTGATCGCCTGTGACACAGGGCCCGGCAACGCACTGCTCGACGACTTCGTACTCAAGACGACAGGACGGCCATTCGATGCGGATGGAGCACTGGCTGCACAAGGGCGCGTGGATGAGGCTTGGGTCTCACGCGCGCTTCAGAATTCTTTCTTCAGCGCACCACCGCCGAAATCGCTCGATCGCAATCATTTTGCGGCGTTGAGCGTCGATGACAAATCGCCGGCCGATGGTGCGGCAACGCTGACCGCGTTTACGGCCGCGAGCATCGCAGCGATCGCGCCGCTCCTGCCGAAGCCGCCGCGTACTTTCATCGTTGCCGGCGGTGGCGCACGCAATCCGACGCTGCTGTCGATGCTTCGCGACCGCGCGGCGCAGGCATCGGTCGAAAGTGCCGATGCGCTCGGTTGGTCGGCAGATGCGATGGAAGCGCAGGCCTTTGCGTTTCTCGCGGTCCGCAGCGCAAAGCAACTGCCATTCACCTTTCCGGGCACCACGGGCATTGCGACGGCGTCATCGGGCGGCGTGTTGACGGGCATCTGAAACAGAACCGAGTCGGCGAAACGCACGACTGTCTGCACGACTTCGTTGATCGCTTCACATATCGCGCGGATGTAAACACCAAGCTGTGATCTACCGCCGACGACTTGTGATCGCATTGGTAGCTCGCTGCTGCTGTCGGCCCTGTTTTTGTTGCTCAAACCACACATCGCGAAAATCTACTGCGTCGATTGATCGCAGCCATTGTGTCATGACGGTGTCTTCAACAGATTTGCGCCACCGGCTCTGAGGCCGGCGCAACGGAATGATGCGATGCCGATATCGCCGAGCGCCTGATTGCTCGCTGCGGCTTCGCTCTGGAGGCAAGATGACGACGATCAAGCAGGCGGTTCTCGGCTCGGCGGCAGCGCTGATGGCGATCGGCAGCGCGCAGGCAGCGGACCTTCCCGTCAAGGCCAAGGCGATCGAGTATGTGAAGGTGTGCTCGCTCTACGGCGCAGGCTTCTATTACATTCCGGGTACCGACACCTGCATCAAGATCGGCGGCGCGATCCGCATCGATACGACGTTCAACGGCGGTCCCTATGATGCGCCGTTCTGGCAGGGCGGCGCCGGTGGGAACGATCTCTGGACAAAGAACAATTACCTCACTCGGTCGCGCGTGAATCTGACCACGGATACGCGGACCGCCACCGAATACGGTATGGTCCGCACCTACGCGAATTTCCAGCTCGATTTCACCCAGGATCGCGACAACATCGCCGGCGGTTTCACGGAGGTCGATCTGGCCTTCGTCCAGTTTGCAGGGTTCACCTTCGGCAAGGCGGTGTCGCAATTCGATCCGCAATGGGCGCTGACAAAACCCTATATTTCGTCGGGCTTCCTGGCTGGTTCGAACAACAGTACGGGCCTTCCGCAGATCGCCTACACCGCCGAATTCGGCAATGGCGTCTCGGCGTCGATCTCGCTGGAGAACGCGTCGCCTTATCGCAATGCCGGCCTCTACAACACAGCGAACTTCATCGTCGCACCCGGCGCCGCCCAGTTCGGGAGCCAGCAATATGGCACGGTGTCGAACACCTTCCTCGGCAATTCCTATGGCGGCAACCACATTCCCGATATCGTGGGCAATGTCCGCCTCGATCAAAAGTGGGGCTCGCTGCACTTCGGCGCGGCCATGCACACGATCACGCCGGGCTTCTGGGGCGCGAACGAATCCTTCGGCCACCCCGATGATTCCTATGGATTCGCGGTCACCGGTGCGGTCGAGTTCAAAAATCTGCCGACCGGTGCAAATGACAGCCTGAAGCTCGAAGCATCCTACGGCAAGGGCGCGACCAAGTATGTGTTTGGTGGTGGCACGCTCGATACCCAGGGTGGCGGCCGCTTCGCGAAGTTCGAGGGCAACACTGTCGGATTTGGCTACCTGCTCGACGGCGTGTTCGCGCCGAACGGCCAGATCCAGCAGGCCGAGACCTGGCAGGTCAGCGCCTTCTACGAACACTATTGGAACACGGCGTGGCGCACCTCGCTGTTCGGCAATTACAGCCACATCTCCTATGGCGATGGCGGCAATGCGTTGCTGGCGGCGGCCTTCAGCGCAGCCGGTGGCCGTTTGGGCACCAGCACGGCGGCAGCGCCGACCGGCGTCAATGCGGGCAGTATCGCGGACACGACGAACAATTTCGATTTCGCGATCGCGCAGATCGGCACGCGGACGGCCTGGACGCCGGTGAAGAACCTGACCCTGTCGGCCGAGTTCACCTTCACGCGGCTCGATCAGAATCTCGGCGGCACCTATACGGGCAACGTGACCGGCAGGCCGGCCGGGCAGGCCTACGAGATCCGGGACCAGAATCTCTATAACGGCTCGGTGCAGATATTGCGGTCGTTCTGATCGCAAACAAAAAGCCCTCGGCTGAAAGGCCGAGGGCTTTTTGTTTTGGTAGCCTGGGTGGAGCGAAGCGTAACCCAGGAATGTCGAGATGGCCGAAGCGTCGGTCCCCGGATTTCGCTGTGCTCCATCCGGGCTACCAGAGCTACGTCTCACCTCACATTGGCGAGACGCATGTCGAGATAGCTCGTCACCGATTCCATCAGCGGCTCGAGTTTGTTGTCGAAGAAGTGGTTGGCGCCGGGGATGACCTGCTGGTCGATCACGATGCCCTTCTGGGTCTTCAGCTTCTCGACCAGCGTGTTGACGTCCTTGGCCGGCACCACGGCATCCTTGTCGCCATGCACGATCAAGCCCGAGGACGGGCAGGGCGCCAGGAACGAGAAGTCGTAGAGATTGGCCGGCGGGGCGATCGAGATAAAACCCTCGACTTCCGGACGGCGCATCAGGAGCTGCATGCCGATCCAGGCACCGAAGGAGAAACCGGCGACCCAGCAGGCGCGGGCTTCGGGATTGATCGACTGCGCCCAGTCGAGCGCTGCTGCCGCGTCCGAGAGCTCACCGGTGCCGTGGTCGAACGAGCCCTGGCTGCGGCCGACGCCACGGAAATTGAAACGCAGCACCGAGAAGCCGCGATGCACGAAGGCGTAGTAGCATTGATAGACGATCTGGTGGTTCATCGTGCCGGCGAATTGCGGATGCGGATGCAGCACCATCGCGATCGGCGCGTTCTTCTGCTTGGCAGGATGATAGCGGCCTTCGATACGGCCGGCAGGACCGGTAAAAATAACTTCGGGCATCGTGATCCTTGGTCCCGTTCGCGGCGCGGTCGGCCAGCCTTGCGTCGGCGTGGCGGCATCTCTCGCGCCTGTGAGGCGGGCGATCGGCACCGCAAGACACGGCGCCGGGTGGCGTGAGGTCGCGTTCTACCATAAGCGCAGGGGCGAAAAGCAAGCATATTGAACGGGTGGCGATGCAGCCGGACGCGCATTTGCCGCCAAGTTGGTCTAAGACGCCCGGACGGAACCGAAGGAGATCAAGTTTGGCGCGCCCTCGCGTTTATCTCGACTGGAACGCCACGACCCCGCTGCGCGATGAGGCGCGGGTGGCGATGCTGGCTGCGATGGATACGGTAGGGAACCCATCGTCGGTCCATGCCGAGGGGCGCCAGGCGAGGCGCCTGGTCGAGGATGCCCGCGCGGCAGTTGCCGCAGCGGTTGGCGCCGAGGCGCGGCAAGTGGTGTTCACGTCAGGTGGAACCGAAGCAAATGTCATGGCCCTGGTTCCCGGGATCGGCCGCAAAGGCAGCGCACCGGTTCAGCGGTTGATCGTGTCGGCCGTGGAGCATCCGTCAGTCATGGCCGCCGGCCGGTTCCCGTCGGAGGCCGCGACGGTGGTGGCGGTCGATCGGAACGGGGTGGTTGATCCCGCGCATTTGCGGTCGATGCTGGCAGGCGGATCGCCGGCCCTGGTGTCGGTCATGCTTGCGAATAATGAGACGGGAGCTCTACAGCCCATCGTGGATATTGCTCATGTAATACATGAAGCAGGTGGTCTGCTGCATGTGGACGCCGTGCAGGCTCTTGGGAAGATTCCGCTTAATATCAATGAATTGCAGATCGATCTTCTATCGATTTCTGCACATAAGATCGGCGGCCCCAAGGGCGTCGGTGCGTTGGTGGTTGGCGATCGCCTGGCTGGTCCGGAGCCGCTGCTGCGCGGCGGCGGGCAGGAGCTGTCGCGGCGAGCCGGGACCGAAAATGTCATTGGGATCGCCGGCTTTGGCGCGGCTGCAAAGGTCGCGACCGCGGGGCTGGCGCAGGCAGCAGATATCGCGAAGCTAAGAGAAAAGCTTGAGAGTGGCTTGCGGCAGCACAACGACGTCATTGTCTTCGCAGCAGACGCTCCCCGACTGCCGAATACGATCCTGTTCGGCGCCCCTGGTTTGCGCGCGGAGACGGCCGTGATCGGATTTGATCTCGAAGGTATTGCGGTATCATCAGGTTCCGCCTGCTCCTCCGGTAAGGTGCAGCCGTCCCACGTGATCGAGGCAATGGGCTACGGGCCGGAACTTACCCGCAGCGCGATTCGCCTCAGTCTGGGGTGGTCGACCACTCACGAAGACGTGGAACTCTGCCTTCAGGCTTGGAAAAAGCTCGCGGGATCATTAATTAAGCAGAGCGACGAAACAGAGGTTGAACGGTTCTAAGGCTGGTGATTTTCCCGCCGGAACGTCGTAAAGACCCCCGCAAGTTCTGAATTTTGGTTTGGTTATGTCCACCGCGGTCCTTGAAACCGCGAGCGGAGGATTGAATGGCTGCCGTACAAGAAACCATCGATCAGGTTCGCCTCATCGATGTCGATCAATATCGCTATGGGTTCGAGACCAATATCGAATCCGAGCTTGCCCCCAAGGGGCTGAGCGAAGACATCGTTCGCTATATTTCCGCGAA
It contains:
- a CDS encoding alpha/beta hydrolase encodes the protein MPEVIFTGPAGRIEGRYHPAKQKNAPIAMVLHPHPQFAGTMNHQIVYQCYYAFVHRGFSVLRFNFRGVGRSQGSFDHGTGELSDAAAALDWAQSINPEARACWVAGFSFGAWIGMQLLMRRPEVEGFISIAPPANLYDFSFLAPCPSSGLIVHGDKDAVVPAKDVNTLVEKLKTQKGIVIDQQVIPGANHFFDNKLEPLMESVTSYLDMRLANVR
- a CDS encoding anhydro-N-acetylmuramic acid kinase; translated protein: MTKALRAIGLMSGTSLDGVDVAMIETDGERVTAFGPSGYRPYAEAERMLLRQALSDAVSMSDRNARPGVLAEAERVVTDAHAEAVEAFLSMHGIARQSVDLIGFHGQTVLHRPADRLTVQIGDGEGLARRLGLPVVYDLRAADVAAGGQGAPLVPVYHRALARGLDRTGPLIVVNIGGVSNITYIDGDDVLIACDTGPGNALLDDFVLKTTGRPFDADGALAAQGRVDEAWVSRALQNSFFSAPPPKSLDRNHFAALSVDDKSPADGAATLTAFTAASIAAIAPLLPKPPRTFIVAGGGARNPTLLSMLRDRAAQASVESADALGWSADAMEAQAFAFLAVRSAKQLPFTFPGTTGIATASSGGVLTGI
- a CDS encoding cysteine desulfurase family protein, translated to MARPRVYLDWNATTPLRDEARVAMLAAMDTVGNPSSVHAEGRQARRLVEDARAAVAAAVGAEARQVVFTSGGTEANVMALVPGIGRKGSAPVQRLIVSAVEHPSVMAAGRFPSEAATVVAVDRNGVVDPAHLRSMLAGGSPALVSVMLANNETGALQPIVDIAHVIHEAGGLLHVDAVQALGKIPLNINELQIDLLSISAHKIGGPKGVGALVVGDRLAGPEPLLRGGGQELSRRAGTENVIGIAGFGAAAKVATAGLAQAADIAKLREKLESGLRQHNDVIVFAADAPRLPNTILFGAPGLRAETAVIGFDLEGIAVSSGSACSSGKVQPSHVIEAMGYGPELTRSAIRLSLGWSTTHEDVELCLQAWKKLAGSLIKQSDETEVERF
- a CDS encoding porin translates to MTTIKQAVLGSAAALMAIGSAQAADLPVKAKAIEYVKVCSLYGAGFYYIPGTDTCIKIGGAIRIDTTFNGGPYDAPFWQGGAGGNDLWTKNNYLTRSRVNLTTDTRTATEYGMVRTYANFQLDFTQDRDNIAGGFTEVDLAFVQFAGFTFGKAVSQFDPQWALTKPYISSGFLAGSNNSTGLPQIAYTAEFGNGVSASISLENASPYRNAGLYNTANFIVAPGAAQFGSQQYGTVSNTFLGNSYGGNHIPDIVGNVRLDQKWGSLHFGAAMHTITPGFWGANESFGHPDDSYGFAVTGAVEFKNLPTGANDSLKLEASYGKGATKYVFGGGTLDTQGGGRFAKFEGNTVGFGYLLDGVFAPNGQIQQAETWQVSAFYEHYWNTAWRTSLFGNYSHISYGDGGNALLAAAFSAAGGRLGTSTAAAPTGVNAGSIADTTNNFDFAIAQIGTRTAWTPVKNLTLSAEFTFTRLDQNLGGTYTGNVTGRPAGQAYEIRDQNLYNGSVQILRSF